GCACCGCGACTACACCACCTTCACCAAGTTCAACAAGGTGGGCGGCGGCATCCGCCGCGTCTACCAGCCGATCAAGGCGGACTTCACCCCACTGATCTCCTACGGGATCAAGGAGCTGGGCCTCGACCGCTCCGAGGACTGGCAGATCAACGTCCACCAGAACCGCACCCGCGCCGACGGCGACTACGCGGGCCCGCTGACGCCGGAGGGCGTACACCACGACGGACACGAGTTCGTCATGATCGCCGTCCTGGCCAAGCACAATGTCGCGGGCGCGGAGACCCGCCTCTGGGAGCCGGGCGCCGACGCTCCGTTCTGGTCCGGGACGCTCGAGCCCGCCCAGGCGGTCCTCCTCGACGACCGCGGGCTGGCCCACGACGTGACCGACGTGCAGTCGGCCGACGGCGGCCCCGCCAACCGCGACATCGTGATCATCGCGTTCTCCCGCTGGGCCGAGAAGTGGTACGGCGAGGACCACGACCAGGCGGCGCTCAGCGCCGACTCGGCTAGCTGACGGGGAGCCCCGGGGCAGAGGGACAGGAACAGGACAGGGCATGAACGACTTCTCGGCGCACTCGGTGTTCTCCACGTACCACGCGCTCGGCAACGACTACGTGGTCATCGACCCGCGCGACAGCGACTTCACGCCCGGCCCCGAGGCCGTGCGGCTGCTCTGCGACCGCCACTTCGGGGTGGGAGCGGACGGGGTCCTCTTCGGGCCGCTCCAACCTCCGGTCGGAGGTGAGCCGGTGGACCTGAGGATGTTCAACTCTGACGGCACCGAATGCGAAAAGAGCGGCAACGGGCTGCGGATGTTCGCGCTCTACCTGGCCGAGGCGTACGCCGAACCATGGAGCGCGAACGGGGAGTTCCTGCTCCGCACCGCGGCCGGTGACGTACCGGTGCGCATTCTGGACCTCGCCGCGGGGCTCGTCCGCGTCGGCATGGGGCGGCCCGAGCTCGGTGAGCTCGGCGAGACCC
Above is a genomic segment from Streptomyces sp. NBC_00094 containing:
- a CDS encoding 2OG-Fe dioxygenase family protein translates to MPLNEQKFAVLALPEVSQALLDSYEDLPVDEYMGNGTRFKRFSQYRLRPEGTADWTFELLEHRDYTTFTKFNKVGGGIRRVYQPIKADFTPLISYGIKELGLDRSEDWQINVHQNRTRADGDYAGPLTPEGVHHDGHEFVMIAVLAKHNVAGAETRLWEPGADAPFWSGTLEPAQAVLLDDRGLAHDVTDVQSADGGPANRDIVIIAFSRWAEKWYGEDHDQAALSADSAS